TAGTTCTCCAGAATCGCCACCAGCGTCCGCCCGACCGCGAGCCCCGAGCCGTTCAGCGTATGCACCAGCCGCGGCTTCCCGCCGTCGGCCGGCTTGTACTTGATCCCCGCGCGCCGCGCCTGGAAGTCCTCGAAGTTCGAGCACGACGAAATCTCGCGGAAGGTGTTCTGCGACGGCAGCCACACCTCGAGGTCGTACGTCTTCGCGCTCGAGAACCCCATGTCGCCC
This DNA window, taken from bacterium, encodes the following:
- a CDS encoding serine--tRNA ligase, with amino-acid sequence GDMGFSSAKTYDLEVWLPSQNTFREISSCSNFEDFQARRAGIKYKPADGGKPRLVHTLNGSGLAVGRTLVAILENYQKPDGSIEIPEALRPYLEARV